Proteins from one Alysiella filiformis genomic window:
- a CDS encoding PglL family O-oligosaccharyltransferase, whose protein sequence is MTNNQSLWRMALLPVWVGFVLIAAVPFLSIWRTGPQLGFFIESGSLLFVLLFVLASVLLGKNLSGSLKNVPRASWYFLAMAAFWAIQARALNVVYVGLSDVVAWIFVGYALLAWACRAWIKRVGQEPIVAILAWALVLGALAQSVVGWLQYTDLAGHFSGYLMYRQGIVEGQLGQRNHFGHYMMWGVLSCAWLWGQKRLHGILALILLMNFSAVMALTGSRTIFAYVLGLALLLPVWRVFADKSHNRHIATLALAGIGVVLAQFFVEDLMRFFSQNAALESAAERLNNHAFGGSGRNYEWQKAWQIFLSAPLWGHGWGSYAYQGFLLDVYPNGFRPYETNVLFTHSHNSFLNLLAEMGLLGTVLVLGGMVWAISGSLKQPRSSASLLLLALMSVSLLHSVLEYPLWYVYFLSAFALFICLHDNPPNTENTHSGSLKREKIGIALATALCLAMLAGTVRLAFAYADLNRFARTGGNLVEKNEKIMGLRHISQTQPILRYYADLSLLEYLNPHSTNQPKWAYRVARDNALFRPYANAHHWGFTAYQQGEIETAQQWLQHMYRYYPSKMPYYGSIVMNAPHYPKLRDDYTRICQDYYRRIQQTSQCAEGLPPNPQTKAASRQPEM, encoded by the coding sequence ATGACAAACAATCAATCTTTATGGCGCATGGCTTTGTTGCCTGTGTGGGTGGGTTTTGTGTTGATTGCAGCGGTGCCGTTTTTGTCCATTTGGCGCACGGGTCCGCAGTTGGGTTTTTTTATTGAAAGCGGTTCTTTGCTGTTTGTGTTGTTGTTTGTTTTGGCGAGTGTTTTGCTGGGCAAAAACCTTTCAGGCAGCCTGAAAAATGTGCCACGCGCCAGTTGGTATTTTTTGGCGATGGCGGCATTTTGGGCGATACAAGCGCGTGCTTTAAACGTGGTGTATGTGGGTTTGAGCGATGTGGTGGCGTGGATTTTTGTGGGATACGCTTTGTTGGCGTGGGCGTGTCGCGCGTGGATAAAACGGGTGGGGCAAGAGCCTATTGTGGCGATTTTGGCATGGGCTTTGGTGCTGGGGGCTTTGGCGCAAAGTGTGGTGGGTTGGTTGCAATATACTGATTTGGCAGGGCATTTTTCTGGCTATTTGATGTATCGTCAAGGCATTGTGGAAGGGCAATTGGGGCAACGCAATCATTTTGGGCATTACATGATGTGGGGTGTGCTGTCGTGTGCGTGGCTGTGGGGGCAGAAGCGTTTGCATGGCATATTGGCTTTGATTTTGCTGATGAATTTTTCGGCAGTAATGGCACTCACAGGTTCGCGGACGATTTTTGCTTATGTGTTGGGACTGGCGTTGTTGCTGCCTGTGTGGCGTGTGTTTGCCGACAAATCGCACAATCGCCATATTGCGACTTTGGCTTTGGCGGGCATTGGCGTGGTGCTGGCGCAATTTTTTGTGGAAGACCTGATGCGCTTTTTCAGCCAAAACGCGGCTTTGGAAAGCGCGGCAGAGCGTTTGAACAACCACGCTTTTGGCGGCTCGGGGCGCAATTATGAATGGCAAAAAGCGTGGCAAATTTTCCTGTCGGCACCTTTGTGGGGACACGGCTGGGGCAGCTATGCTTACCAAGGTTTTTTGCTGGACGTGTATCCCAACGGTTTTCGCCCTTATGAAACCAATGTGTTGTTTACCCACAGCCACAATTCGTTTTTGAATTTGCTGGCTGAAATGGGTTTATTGGGGACGGTGCTGGTGTTGGGCGGCATGGTTTGGGCGATTTCAGGCAGCCTGAAACAGCCACGCTCATCAGCAAGTTTGCTGTTGTTGGCGTTGATGTCGGTGTCATTGCTGCACAGTGTGTTGGAATATCCGCTTTGGTATGTGTATTTTTTGAGTGCGTTTGCCCTGTTTATTTGCCTGCACGACAATCCCCCCAACACCGAAAACACCCATTCAGGCAGCCTGAAACGCGAAAAAATCGGCATTGCCCTTGCCACCGCCTTGTGTTTGGCAATGTTGGCAGGCACCGTGCGTTTGGCTTTTGCCTATGCCGATTTAAACCGCTTTGCGCGTACAGGCGGCAACCTTGTTGAAAAAAATGAAAAAATCATGGGTTTGCGCCACATCAGTCAAACCCAACCCATTTTGCGTTATTATGCCGATTTGTCGCTGCTGGAATATTTGAACCCACACAGCACCAATCAACCCAAATGGGCATATCGTGTGGCGCGAGACAACGCCCTGTTTCGCCCCTATGCCAACGCCCACCATTGGGGCTTTACCGCCTATCAACAAGGTGAAATTGAAACCGCGCAACAATGGTTGCAACACATGTATCGCTACTATCCCAGCAAAATGCCCTATTATGGCAGCATTGTGATGAATGCACCGCATTACCCCAAATTGCGCGATGACTACACACGCATTTGCCAAGATTATTATCGCCGCATTCAGCAAACCAGCCAATGCGCCGAAGGTTTGCCACCCAACCCACAAACAAAAGCCGCCAGCAGGCAGCCTGAAATGTAA
- a CDS encoding response regulator transcription factor, with product MSNKVLLVDDDDALTELLAEYLTAEGLEVNRMPDGESGVKEILGGNHYDVVILDSMMPKMNGLDVLKTVRAQSKIPVIMLTAKGDDIDRIIGLEMGADDYVPKPCQPRELLARINAILRRSQQNADTSATANSISVSNVTLYPAKRQATIGDTPLELTSTEFNLLEALMRHAGQVVSKETLSLEALDRKLAKFDRSIDVHISSIRHKLGDASLIQTVRGLGYLFVKN from the coding sequence ATGAGCAATAAAGTATTACTGGTTGATGATGACGATGCCCTGACCGAATTGCTGGCTGAATATTTAACCGCCGAAGGTTTGGAAGTCAATCGCATGCCCGATGGCGAAAGCGGCGTAAAAGAAATTTTGGGTGGCAACCATTACGATGTCGTGATTTTGGATTCCATGATGCCCAAAATGAACGGTTTGGACGTGCTGAAAACCGTACGCGCCCAAAGCAAAATCCCCGTGATTATGCTCACCGCCAAAGGCGATGACATTGACCGCATCATCGGTTTGGAAATGGGTGCAGACGATTACGTTCCCAAACCTTGCCAACCGCGCGAATTGCTGGCACGCATCAACGCCATTTTGCGCCGTTCACAACAAAATGCCGACACATCTGCCACCGCCAACAGCATTTCGGTGAGCAATGTAACGCTTTACCCAGCCAAACGCCAAGCCACCATCGGCGACACGCCTTTGGAATTGACCAGCACCGAATTTAATCTGCTGGAAGCCTTAATGCGCCACGCAGGTCAAGTGGTCAGCAAAGAAACCCTCTCGCTGGAAGCCCTTGACCGCAAATTGGCAAAATTTGACCGCAGCATTGATGTGCATATTTCCAGCATCCGTCATAAATTGGGCGATGCGTCTCTGATTCAAACCGTGCGCGGTTTGGGCTATTTGTTTGTGAAAAACTGA
- a CDS encoding sensor histidine kinase: MRLFQRIFATFCMVIICAIFVASLSFWVVQKRLAENQFKQLRNMEISLLGSSLNALQVGGEKAVRDLLQRWETHPAARSVMVVTSSDYKDLLQRKVSHEEIENAYQYAMKNPNNNLAVIHYDPFGEEYLFFIRHFDRSQIERMPSPLLIPGLPLAPFWHELIILSSTLAIGLLLAYILASNISQPIRILEHGMNRLAAGELDTRVSPQLDDRKDELANLGIQFDKMAAQLQKLVEKERHLLHHVSHEMRSPLARMQAIMGLLEAQPQNHDKYIARLESELTRMDILVGELLTLSRLETANMPMEKEPIPIVEFMQQIVEDSQSVASQMQHTVVLEVKNLDKKARFDGNENYLYRAFDNVIRNAMNYSPQGSTIKVLLYEDRKNLHIEVIDNGNGIKEEQIPHIFTAFYRADSSNGKNGTGLGLAITKHVTEQHCGKIIAENVKPNGLKMHFIFPKCHKVKNKNKGGNHSHHFDDKADCAEN; this comes from the coding sequence ATGCGCTTATTTCAACGCATTTTTGCCACATTTTGCATGGTCATCATTTGTGCGATTTTTGTGGCGAGTTTATCGTTTTGGGTGGTACAAAAAAGGCTAGCCGAAAATCAATTCAAGCAATTACGCAATATGGAAATCAGCTTATTGGGCAGTTCACTCAACGCCCTACAAGTGGGCGGCGAAAAAGCCGTACGCGATTTATTGCAACGTTGGGAAACCCACCCCGCAGCCCGCAGCGTCATGGTCGTAACCAGCAGCGATTACAAAGACCTATTACAACGCAAAGTGTCGCACGAAGAAATCGAAAACGCCTACCAATACGCCATGAAAAACCCCAACAACAATTTGGCGGTGATTCACTATGACCCATTTGGCGAAGAATACCTGTTTTTCATTCGCCATTTTGACCGTTCACAAATTGAACGCATGCCCAGCCCTTTGTTGATTCCCGGTTTGCCACTTGCACCGTTTTGGCATGAATTGATTATTTTGTCGTCCACATTGGCGATAGGCTTGCTGTTGGCATACATTTTGGCGAGCAACATTTCCCAACCCATTCGCATTTTGGAACACGGCATGAACCGCTTGGCAGCAGGCGAATTGGACACACGCGTTTCGCCACAACTGGACGACCGCAAAGACGAACTTGCCAATTTGGGCATTCAGTTTGACAAAATGGCAGCACAATTACAAAAACTGGTGGAAAAAGAACGCCATTTATTGCACCATGTTTCACACGAAATGCGTTCGCCCTTGGCGCGTATGCAGGCGATTATGGGCTTGCTGGAAGCCCAGCCGCAAAATCACGACAAATACATCGCACGTTTGGAAAGCGAATTGACGCGCATGGACATTTTGGTGGGCGAATTGCTCACATTGTCACGTTTGGAAACCGCCAATATGCCCATGGAAAAAGAACCCATTCCCATTGTGGAATTCATGCAGCAAATTGTGGAAGACAGCCAATCGGTTGCCAGCCAAATGCAGCATACTGTGGTTTTAGAAGTGAAAAACTTGGACAAAAAAGCCCGTTTTGATGGCAATGAAAATTACCTTTATCGCGCTTTTGACAATGTGATTCGCAATGCGATGAATTACAGCCCACAAGGCAGCACAATTAAAGTGCTTTTGTATGAAGACCGCAAAAATTTGCACATTGAAGTCATTGACAACGGCAACGGCATTAAAGAAGAGCAAATACCGCACATTTTTACCGCCTTTTATCGTGCCGACAGCAGCAATGGTAAAAATGGCACGGGTTTGGGCTTGGCAATCACCAAGCACGTTACCGAACAGCATTGTGGCAAAATCATTGCCGAAAATGTGAAACCCAATGGCTTGAAAATGCACTTTATTTTTCCCAAATGCCACAAAGTCAAAAACAAAAATAAAGGCGGCAACCACAGCCACCATTTTGATGATAAAGCCGATTGCGCTGAAAATTGA
- the yaaA gene encoding peroxide stress protein YaaA → MYFLLSPAKNLNETRDFTPKFYSLPPLLDQAEELMKDLRPLAPQQLAELMHISDKLALLNAERNAAWQPPFTPENAKQAIYMFNGDVYEGIDAYQRSEAEISYIHNHVRILSGLYGVLRPLDLMQPYRLEMGTALPNARGKNLYEFWGERITTRLNFTLGCSEDDIVVNLASQEYFKVIQPAKLNARIITPVFKDGKNGANYKVVSFYAKRARGLMVRYAAENAIENVALLKNFDLEGYAFNAAASSENEWVFLRDHTA, encoded by the coding sequence ATGTATTTTCTCCTGTCCCCAGCCAAAAATTTGAATGAAACGCGCGATTTCACGCCCAAGTTTTACTCACTGCCGCCCTTGCTTGACCAAGCGGAAGAGTTGATGAAAGACTTGCGCCCACTTGCGCCACAGCAGTTGGCAGAATTGATGCACATTTCCGACAAATTGGCGTTGCTCAATGCTGAACGCAATGCCGCGTGGCAGCCTCCATTTACCCCCGAAAATGCCAAACAAGCCATTTACATGTTCAATGGCGATGTGTACGAAGGCATCGATGCCTACCAACGCAGCGAGGCAGAAATCAGCTACATTCACAATCATGTGCGGATTTTGTCGGGTTTGTATGGTGTGTTGCGTCCTTTGGATTTGATGCAGCCTTATCGTTTGGAAATGGGAACGGCTCTGCCCAATGCGCGTGGCAAAAATCTGTACGAATTTTGGGGCGAACGCATTACCACGCGCCTGAATTTCACATTGGGCTGTTCGGAAGACGATATTGTGGTCAATTTGGCATCGCAAGAGTATTTTAAAGTGATTCAGCCTGCCAAATTGAATGCGCGAATCATCACGCCCGTGTTTAAAGATGGCAAAAATGGGGCAAATTACAAAGTTGTCAGCTTTTATGCGAAACGGGCGCGTGGCTTGATGGTGCGCTACGCTGCCGAAAATGCCATTGAAAATGTGGCATTGCTGAAAAATTTTGATTTGGAAGGCTATGCGTTCAATGCTGCCGCTTCCAGCGAAAACGAATGGGTGTTTTTGCGCGACCACACGGCATAA
- a CDS encoding anhydro-N-acetylmuramic acid kinase, which translates to MNTAQIYIGLMSGTSMDGVDAVAIRMNGGQWQGAFAHAFLPYSGSLKRDLLALQNVGDNELHRSQILAQDLADLYAQVVQQLLQNNGLQAKQIRAIGCHGQTVRHAPQYGYSIQLANLPLLAEKTGIFTIGDFRSRDLAAGGQGAPLVPAFHKALFSNENETRVVLNIGGIANISVLPTQGEAFGFDTGAGNMLMDAWTQHIWSQDYDKNGELAQQGRVLPELLAQLSQQEYFALPYPKSTGRELFSLGWLKTFLRGDENPHDVLRTLAQFSAQTIADAIVQAAPNVQNVFVCGGGIENATLMSCLQNLFDEKSIKWHSTAQLHLNPQWVEAAAFAWLAACWCVQMPSNPHHATGARQAVILGAGHFA; encoded by the coding sequence ATGAACACAGCACAAATTTACATCGGCTTAATGTCTGGCACCAGCATGGACGGCGTGGATGCGGTTGCCATTCGCATGAACGGTGGGCAATGGCAAGGGGCGTTTGCCCATGCCTTTTTGCCGTATTCAGGCAGCCTGAAACGCGATTTGCTTGCCCTGCAAAATGTGGGCGACAATGAATTGCACCGCAGCCAAATTTTGGCACAGGATTTGGCGGATTTGTACGCGCAAGTTGTGCAACAATTATTGCAAAACAATGGTTTGCAAGCCAAGCAAATTCGCGCCATTGGCTGCCACGGACAAACCGTGCGCCACGCGCCGCAATACGGATACAGCATACAGTTGGCAAATTTGCCCTTGCTGGCTGAAAAAACAGGCATTTTCACGATTGGCGATTTTCGCAGCCGCGATTTGGCAGCAGGTGGGCAAGGTGCGCCACTTGTACCAGCTTTCCACAAAGCATTGTTTTCAAATGAAAATGAAACGCGCGTGGTGCTGAACATTGGTGGCATTGCCAACATCAGCGTTTTGCCCACGCAGGGCGAGGCGTTTGGTTTTGACACAGGCGCAGGCAATATGCTGATGGACGCTTGGACGCAACACATTTGGTCGCAAGACTATGATAAAAATGGCGAATTGGCACAACAGGGTAGGGTGTTGCCCGAATTGTTGGCACAACTTAGCCAGCAAGAATATTTCGCTTTACCCTATCCCAAAAGCACAGGGCGCGAATTGTTTTCGTTGGGTTGGCTGAAAACTTTTTTGCGTGGCGATGAAAATCCGCACGATGTGTTGCGAACTTTGGCGCAATTTTCCGCGCAAACCATTGCCGATGCGATTGTTCAGGCTGCCCCCAATGTGCAAAATGTGTTTGTGTGCGGTGGCGGCATTGAAAATGCCACTTTGATGTCGTGTTTGCAAAATCTTTTTGATGAAAAATCAATCAAATGGCACAGTACAGCACAACTTCATCTCAATCCGCAATGGGTGGAAGCCGCCGCATTTGCGTGGTTGGCAGCGTGCTGGTGTGTGCAAATGCCCAGCAATCCGCACCACGCCACAGGCGCGCGACAAGCCGTGATTTTGGGTGCAGGGCATTTTGCGTGA
- a CDS encoding diacylglycerol kinase: MENQPPNNELKGKTGFTRIINAAHYSKDGLQAAYTHEAAFRQLVYLNGALIILIFWCDFDTATRMMLLLASALSLIVELFNTGIEAVVDDISLAKRPLAKRAKDVGSAAQMLAMTAQGILWLLALFG, from the coding sequence ATGGAAAATCAACCCCCAAACAACGAATTAAAAGGCAAAACAGGTTTCACCAGAATCATCAATGCCGCCCATTATTCCAAAGACGGCTTACAGGCAGCCTACACCCACGAAGCCGCGTTCAGGCAGCTTGTTTATTTGAATGGCGCATTGATAATATTGATTTTTTGGTGCGATTTTGACACCGCCACACGCATGATGTTGCTGCTGGCATCGGCATTGTCGCTGATTGTGGAATTGTTCAACACAGGCATAGAAGCCGTGGTGGACGACATTTCGCTCGCCAAACGCCCACTTGCCAAACGCGCCAAAGACGTGGGTTCCGCCGCGCAAATGTTGGCGATGACGGCACAAGGCATTTTGTGGTTGCTGGCTTTATTTGGATAA